In a genomic window of Streptomyces sp. NBC_01231:
- a CDS encoding type I-E CRISPR-associated protein Cas7/Cse4/CasC has translation MLETLVAVLPVRDENGAPKSIVYGGVERHMITSQARRRAERVYSRDRANAQKGPLAGHTMGVRTREWALVTARALETRHGWPKERALPTARAVLQAIGLKFGDPAKPTVANLTKVLLFAPADAGDRIADHINAEQATVGAWAEQFVALSEAAAAAVKKPKGRRKGTPQEEEANTNEAGASTDTPAAQLPSLPKATRNAILTALAPRDAIDIALYGRFLAEIPDSPNVDGAIQSSHGFTVHEAEHTDDFYAAADDAKLTRKSNALDFLDAADDSGAGMTGYQSLISGTFYRHAVLDRRKLRQNLRAAGMSEQDADSAAAAAEAEFVDAFVNAFPEAKKNSTASTGVLPALVLAFDGDRPFNYAAAFQRPIDEVADGGPAGELAVRRLLAHHDFVCRRRDDITAGRILTYEPAIHAVLQELGVKDVASVQELTA, from the coding sequence GTGCTGGAGACGCTCGTCGCGGTCCTCCCTGTCCGGGACGAGAACGGTGCCCCCAAGTCCATCGTCTACGGCGGCGTCGAACGCCACATGATCACCAGCCAGGCCCGCCGACGCGCCGAGCGGGTGTACTCGCGCGACAGGGCGAACGCTCAGAAGGGGCCGCTTGCCGGACACACCATGGGCGTCCGCACCCGCGAATGGGCGCTGGTGACCGCCCGCGCCTTGGAAACCAGGCACGGCTGGCCCAAGGAGCGTGCCCTGCCGACGGCACGGGCCGTTCTGCAGGCCATCGGCCTCAAGTTCGGCGACCCGGCCAAGCCCACCGTCGCCAACCTGACCAAGGTCCTGCTCTTCGCACCGGCTGACGCGGGCGACCGCATCGCCGACCACATCAACGCCGAACAGGCAACGGTCGGTGCGTGGGCAGAGCAGTTCGTCGCGCTGTCCGAGGCGGCAGCGGCTGCCGTCAAGAAGCCGAAGGGGCGGCGCAAGGGCACCCCGCAGGAGGAAGAAGCAAACACGAATGAAGCGGGCGCAAGCACGGATACCCCCGCGGCCCAGCTACCCTCCTTGCCGAAGGCGACCAGGAACGCGATCTTGACCGCGTTGGCACCCCGCGACGCGATCGACATCGCACTCTACGGCCGCTTTCTCGCCGAGATCCCGGACTCGCCGAACGTTGACGGGGCGATCCAGAGCAGCCACGGTTTCACTGTCCACGAGGCCGAGCACACGGACGACTTTTACGCCGCTGCCGACGACGCCAAACTCACTCGCAAGAGCAACGCGCTCGATTTCCTCGATGCCGCCGACGACTCCGGAGCCGGCATGACCGGCTACCAATCCCTCATCTCGGGCACGTTCTACCGGCACGCTGTCCTCGACCGCCGCAAACTGCGCCAGAACCTGCGCGCCGCAGGAATGTCCGAACAGGACGCCGACTCTGCCGCGGCCGCTGCCGAGGCGGAGTTCGTCGACGCCTTCGTCAACGCCTTCCCGGAGGCCAAGAAAAACTCGACGGCCTCGACCGGAGTGCTGCCCGCTCTGGTCCTCGCCTTCGACGGCGACCGCCCGTTCAACTATGCGGCTGCGTTCCAGAGGCCCATTGATGAGGTCGCCGACGGGGGCCCGGCAGGAGAACTCGCCGTACGCCGCCTCCTGGCCCACCACGATTTCGTCTGCCGACGGCGCGACGACATCACGGCAGGGCGCATCCTCACGTACGAACCCGCCATTCACGCCGTCCTTCAGGAGCTGGGTGTCAAAGACGTGGCGTCCGTTCAGGAGCTGACGGCGTGA
- a CDS encoding HD domain-containing protein, whose protein sequence is MSDEMRQDRSTPDEGNVNESAELNSSAYKWCWGTIDLTGRVWNPLIVEMLTAASVMLELWEQVLSPEQRTDLTKAFAAKDEPSARLAAASLAGVSRLGHASPAHMAAFGAMQRLSPALDRARAEWQEQALRAGLPLPRSAARVRHADPEHLTAAVLPRLIGCNCVGYVDGERCRDQNHQGLYSAAYALNRHGADVLHADTVAKAYRATGGPAWDAVRIAMVDAVAHHVGIDARRLPHLIGPTDPNRLTAFGRLVSQSNGLSRGDASRGFASPYDTLEAMTERARSHARDAVSRMRVAG, encoded by the coding sequence TTGTCTGATGAGATGCGGCAGGACCGTAGCACGCCGGATGAGGGCAATGTGAATGAATCAGCAGAACTCAACAGTAGTGCGTATAAATGGTGTTGGGGGACGATCGATCTCACAGGACGCGTGTGGAATCCGCTCATCGTTGAGATGCTCACCGCTGCTTCCGTGATGCTCGAACTGTGGGAACAGGTGCTGAGCCCAGAGCAACGCACCGACCTCACGAAGGCTTTCGCGGCCAAGGACGAGCCGAGCGCCCGCCTGGCGGCCGCCTCCTTGGCGGGGGTGAGTCGTCTCGGTCACGCCAGCCCAGCACACATGGCTGCCTTCGGTGCGATGCAACGGTTATCTCCCGCATTGGACAGGGCTCGCGCGGAGTGGCAGGAGCAGGCCCTGCGGGCAGGGCTTCCGCTGCCACGGTCCGCAGCCCGGGTCCGTCATGCGGATCCGGAGCACCTTACGGCAGCGGTGCTGCCACGGCTGATCGGTTGCAACTGCGTGGGGTACGTCGACGGTGAGCGGTGCCGCGATCAGAACCACCAAGGCCTCTACTCGGCCGCCTATGCGCTCAACCGGCACGGCGCTGACGTTCTGCACGCCGACACTGTCGCCAAGGCCTACCGGGCGACCGGCGGTCCCGCCTGGGATGCGGTCCGGATCGCGATGGTCGATGCCGTCGCCCACCATGTCGGCATCGACGCAAGGAGGCTTCCCCACCTGATCGGGCCAACCGATCCCAATCGTCTGACCGCTTTCGGTCGTTTGGTCTCCCAAAGCAACGGCCTTTCCCGCGGGGACGCTTCTCGCGGCTTCGCGTCGCCTTACGACACCTTGGAGGCGATGACGGAGCGAGCGCGGTCCCACGCAAGGGATGCGGTCTCACGTATGCGCGTGGCTGGGTGA
- a CDS encoding head decoration protein — translation MSDYQVLTTATTVTDDRTWLASLDGVHEAQTITIDTSKLTLGTHYTAGTLNQPRNIIKSGIPLGKITASGLYAPHNSAASDGTQILAGFLVAETAFTPGSAKTAGALLWRGEVYAAKLPVAFAPPAAANTTTFIHYR, via the coding sequence GTGAGCGACTACCAGGTCCTCACCACTGCCACGACGGTCACCGACGACCGCACATGGCTAGCTTCGCTGGACGGTGTCCACGAAGCCCAGACGATCACCATCGACACCAGCAAACTGACGTTAGGGACCCATTACACGGCGGGCACGCTCAACCAGCCCCGCAACATCATCAAGTCCGGCATCCCGCTGGGCAAGATCACCGCATCTGGTCTGTACGCCCCGCACAACTCCGCGGCCAGTGACGGCACCCAGATCCTCGCCGGATTCCTCGTTGCCGAGACCGCGTTCACCCCTGGCTCCGCGAAGACCGCGGGCGCACTGCTGTGGCGCGGCGAGGTGTACGCGGCGAAGCTGCCCGTCGCCTTCGCGCCCCCGGCGGCCGCGAACACGACCACATTCATCCACTACCGGTAA
- a CDS encoding major capsid protein, with translation MALEKLLEAIVPEDIQAFIRAITTPDDYLLTREVFAERNIDNVKFRTKSSKRRINAAKFRAWEAAPTLAKRRAEQVINEGMLPWVGQELPFSELQIILSAVDRGQDTSEFLDLLYDDLEQHVEATKAAMEIAAGQMLSTGVVSLPGVALDVDWKVPAANRPAVAVPWSQSDTATPVTDELAWIQYLKSIGAPRPERVVTSEKALSLLGSTAEYRAAFHNSPSTDQIPTGMLAPEEVNRVRAKYNLPPVTTYDVQAYDSSDNLVRTTPESLWAMIPPRREQWGETQYGLTAEAIELRGKGVITAEEAPGIVITTHVQTRTPVQLSTISAAAAMPVLYVPDIHIAATVF, from the coding sequence ATGGCACTTGAGAAGCTTCTTGAGGCGATCGTCCCAGAGGACATCCAGGCGTTCATCCGAGCGATCACCACGCCAGACGACTATCTCCTCACGCGCGAGGTTTTCGCCGAGCGGAACATCGACAACGTCAAGTTCCGTACGAAGAGCAGCAAGCGGCGCATCAACGCAGCGAAGTTCCGCGCGTGGGAAGCAGCGCCGACGCTCGCGAAGCGGCGTGCCGAGCAGGTCATCAACGAGGGCATGCTGCCCTGGGTCGGCCAAGAACTGCCCTTCTCCGAACTCCAGATCATCCTGTCGGCCGTCGACCGCGGCCAGGACACCAGCGAGTTCCTCGACTTGCTGTACGACGACCTCGAACAGCACGTGGAGGCCACGAAGGCCGCCATGGAGATCGCCGCGGGACAGATGCTGTCCACCGGCGTGGTGTCCCTGCCCGGGGTCGCCCTCGACGTGGACTGGAAGGTGCCGGCCGCCAACCGGCCGGCAGTGGCGGTGCCGTGGTCCCAGTCGGACACGGCGACCCCGGTCACGGACGAGCTGGCGTGGATCCAGTACCTGAAGAGCATCGGCGCGCCGCGCCCGGAGCGGGTCGTCACCTCGGAGAAGGCGCTGTCGTTGCTCGGGTCCACAGCGGAGTACCGGGCTGCATTCCACAACTCGCCGTCCACCGATCAGATCCCGACCGGGATGCTCGCTCCGGAGGAGGTCAACCGGGTCCGCGCCAAGTACAACCTGCCGCCCGTCACCACCTACGACGTGCAGGCGTACGACAGCAGCGACAACCTGGTGCGCACCACCCCCGAGTCGCTGTGGGCGATGATCCCGCCGCGCCGCGAACAGTGGGGCGAGACCCAGTACGGTCTGACCGCCGAGGCGATCGAGCTGCGCGGCAAGGGAGTCATCACTGCCGAGGAGGCCCCCGGCATCGTGATCACTACCCACGTGCAGACGCGCACCCCAGTCCAGCTGTCCACGATCTCCGCCGCTGCTGCGATGCCCGTGCTGTACGTGCCGGACATCCACATCGCCGCGACGGTTTTCTAA
- a CDS encoding type I-E CRISPR-associated protein Cse1/CasA, protein MPLTEIRPSPAGELRPRWDPRRQACVPALTTAGQSTSVSLVHALRHADDLVGISGTTAGEAVALLEYLLAVCYASGDCPATVDDWLDWVYSNSSLTGAADWLDSRPDDHWDLFHPTEPLGQNALLAPYIDEHGAGPAQLVIEYAGDYNQFFDHHHLEHPTPLPADAAFRAMLTQHTYGPSGRARISGNETLGPTLTNLATGRLGTRMRVVALGQTLGDTLRLNLMPSDGAPGRFNRTWTVAPQPRRGFRAKPSGRRVDGPADLHTILGRSILMRPTVTDDGQLAVDRVLLAAGELLEPLAAHHMQDAVYEKAANGTARPLRPSASRALWREAHALYAAVADRDHGPDLYDRLARLSGRRLNLWTVGLIARQTTVVTWVSDTFPFVPGRERDLRYVAERGSLIAEYVASCLSRAAYVAWTVTYPNPKPADKNSQIARFDAQPEHWAYTAEPFHVLLDETTAAENENQVDAALVEYAAVLAEAARRFLRNKLESLPANSRGYQAQAQAIRRLESDLTGPKAPDELKGDRK, encoded by the coding sequence GTGCCACTGACCGAAATACGTCCGTCTCCGGCGGGGGAGTTACGTCCCCGCTGGGACCCACGACGACAAGCATGCGTCCCGGCACTGACAACCGCCGGGCAAAGCACCTCAGTCAGCCTGGTGCACGCACTGCGGCACGCGGACGATCTGGTCGGCATCTCAGGAACGACCGCAGGAGAAGCCGTCGCGCTGCTGGAGTACCTCCTCGCTGTCTGCTATGCCTCCGGGGACTGCCCGGCGACGGTCGACGACTGGCTCGACTGGGTGTACAGCAACAGCTCGCTGACCGGTGCCGCCGACTGGCTGGACAGCCGTCCCGATGATCACTGGGACCTCTTCCACCCCACAGAGCCGCTGGGGCAGAACGCTCTGCTTGCTCCCTACATCGACGAGCATGGAGCTGGTCCCGCCCAGCTGGTGATCGAATACGCCGGGGACTACAACCAATTTTTCGACCATCACCACCTTGAGCATCCGACCCCGCTGCCTGCCGACGCAGCCTTCCGCGCGATGCTTACCCAGCACACTTACGGACCCAGCGGCCGCGCGCGGATCTCCGGCAACGAGACCCTTGGTCCCACGCTCACCAACCTGGCCACCGGACGTCTTGGCACGCGAATGCGCGTCGTCGCACTGGGGCAGACACTCGGGGACACACTGCGGCTCAATCTGATGCCGTCCGACGGAGCCCCCGGCCGCTTCAACCGCACCTGGACCGTGGCCCCCCAGCCACGCCGTGGCTTTAGGGCCAAGCCGTCGGGGCGACGGGTGGACGGGCCGGCCGATCTGCACACCATCCTCGGACGCTCGATCCTCATGCGGCCGACTGTCACCGACGACGGGCAACTCGCCGTCGACCGCGTCCTGTTGGCAGCCGGTGAACTTCTCGAACCACTCGCCGCCCACCACATGCAGGACGCGGTGTACGAGAAGGCTGCGAACGGTACGGCGAGGCCGCTGCGGCCCTCGGCCTCTCGGGCCCTTTGGCGCGAAGCACATGCCCTGTACGCGGCTGTTGCGGACCGGGACCACGGACCCGACCTCTACGACCGCCTCGCCAGGCTCAGCGGCCGTCGGCTCAACCTCTGGACGGTAGGGCTGATCGCCAGGCAGACCACGGTCGTCACCTGGGTCTCGGACACCTTCCCCTTCGTGCCGGGCCGGGAGCGTGACCTGCGGTACGTGGCAGAGCGGGGTTCCCTCATCGCCGAGTATGTGGCCTCCTGCTTGTCCAGGGCGGCGTACGTCGCGTGGACCGTGACCTACCCCAATCCGAAGCCGGCTGACAAGAACAGTCAGATCGCCCGATTTGACGCACAGCCGGAGCACTGGGCCTACACCGCCGAGCCCTTCCACGTGCTGCTAGACGAAACGACAGCGGCTGAAAACGAGAATCAGGTCGACGCGGCGCTCGTAGAGTACGCGGCCGTGCTCGCGGAAGCTGCAAGGCGTTTCCTACGCAACAAGCTCGAGTCGCTGCCCGCCAACTCGCGCGGCTACCAGGCACAGGCTCAAGCGATTCGCCGCCTCGAGAGCGACCTCACCGGGCCCAAGGCCCCAGACGAACTGAAGGGGGACCGAAAGTGA
- a CDS encoding type I-E CRISPR-associated protein Cse2/CasB: MIADALGTKNRNAFADGTELRESARSEQLTQWLLGLVNSRNYGKLAELRRPSISHNAHIEAGWFDPGRRQVFEQVAFLFAVYHRGAVQPSRGYGSLGAAARRIGTSLGRGPDDAGASRLMDRIVASRRPPLRHLQHTITRLRSCDQQPPSWSRLADDLAHWTDRQARIRYHWAVDFHAPPPRTTSRNNKATTTTTTKDTLT; the protein is encoded by the coding sequence GTGATCGCCGACGCACTGGGCACAAAGAACCGAAACGCATTCGCCGACGGCACCGAGCTGCGAGAGTCCGCACGCAGTGAACAGCTCACCCAGTGGCTCCTCGGTCTGGTGAACAGCCGCAACTACGGCAAGCTTGCCGAACTGCGCCGGCCAAGCATCAGCCACAACGCTCACATTGAAGCGGGCTGGTTTGACCCGGGACGCCGCCAGGTGTTCGAGCAGGTGGCCTTCCTGTTCGCCGTTTACCACCGTGGAGCTGTCCAACCGTCGAGGGGTTACGGGAGCCTTGGAGCCGCCGCGCGCCGGATCGGCACCAGCCTCGGACGCGGACCCGATGACGCCGGCGCCAGCCGGTTGATGGACCGCATCGTCGCCAGCCGCCGGCCTCCCCTGCGACATCTCCAGCACACCATCACCCGGCTTCGGTCTTGCGACCAGCAGCCGCCCTCCTGGTCACGGCTCGCAGACGACCTCGCCCACTGGACCGACCGTCAAGCCCGCATCCGCTACCACTGGGCCGTCGACTTCCACGCACCGCCGCCGAGAACCACCTCCAGGAACAACAAGGCCACCACCACGACCACAACGAAGGACACGCTGACGTGA
- a CDS encoding AAA family ATPase, whose translation MNLGTDPKNKRRLIEIAVSEYGDADFRKSITAQVAAVRGWWADELLDTERQFAIAAPEKLHSVHDLRKFLDEQRLEDAADDDAVVVYITGHGVSRPSGDHFLLLPDTYQDRLLGTAFQTADLITRVLDSHAEHVLVMVDSCFSGVLREDLLRRLQALSDTRRRLKSLVVISSADRDETPHPEQFSRLLNAVVARCKAKESGFAAPLLSFQEFFDSMIALYEEGITANVQPLWPAESLQRDKDHQQPSPCLPNPGYEPQRALVDRALSAVAWSPADLDSYWVSRASGQPSHGDPGWYFTGRTSHIRRLIEFVEGEGGTLVVTGEAGSGKSALLARLVTLSDPTFRANETYRPFTKAIPPELLVPEGAIDAAVLARNTDVDELAEALYTALADKPTSGGGEIGPLDQLLDHVLVTVRREDRPLTIVVDGVDEARNPVRIVTDLIRLLAEQSTDDGRPAVRMILGIRSAHSGATGRLRPSQDRASDLLNLLVRSTEADEPLRTDTDTAEDIAAYVRTLLRTLFDVSGSSAGSDTRRLDELAAVVAQEVTPSFLDARLAVEALHARCLLPDPDDLDWRRTLRQGTQKLLQQDLDEIRRNTDLPAQHVVQVLRATAFAQGAGLPWAEVWPCAVNALAGGEITAPEAVIRRARQSRLAGYLTTAVEDGRFVYRPIHERISEVLRETPHVLLGDETTPSALEASTVSLRRAHRQLAVAFSSLQKDGPPHPYLRRHLIQHAAAGGVLNDQVITEKFLPYETSGNVRGVLGLLSEHTADTKHLFAWTRIEPFLADAPPLARAESLRFSIWEPEHAAPSSTRDTASPALGHVVPRWKDLAVPGNVLARENAAVCSLVSFALRDGTPLIAVGDADGNVRVWDPSTVTAVGPPIEGHGPFARALADVSGPEGEPLLAVGCDRGAWTCDPLSGKKTQLPVTASVHDMVSFSNRDGAVRLAIGTSEGLVLCDPLARTVLADGAADEGARARPVNALAALALPGDRTLLAVHGSEAVEILDSDSLDSVCTVPVLGEQLSALALLDRQGDSPVLALTTRPSGTVRFWDALTGSEHRHCTIRQSAAVLTPYPQPGSDTLLALGADDGAVQLWDPGTGEEICRFPADHTSPVTDLAVVRGLDGVPVLVSGSLDRTVRVWNPEAWTRRTVQPSRSADGTRLAVLPSRLGPAELVSVGPDRNLVVRRADSGEVTRSISFNHTGVDGPITALATHTASDGSVTVIVGLPDKTIGCWNGEWRLMKAWTSAEDHATAFTTFADGARTVLAVGTSRGAVAYCDLATGEVLGWLHGRGDTGRAVRALAYLPLSSGGVLAVASDQGVLLCHPFHEPHDEWPGQIGSVESLAVCPGDEEGELFLAAGGTDGTVRLWAPDAPEREPFTLTTRHDGPVSALGIVRTAQARPHIVSAGLRDTTVRLSDSRTGEEVLRLITAASLTSLSVLPPHSVSGSSQPLIAFGGPAGIATVSLRLGES comes from the coding sequence ATGAACCTGGGCACGGATCCGAAGAACAAGCGGCGGCTAATTGAGATCGCTGTCTCGGAGTACGGCGACGCGGATTTCAGGAAGAGCATTACCGCACAGGTCGCTGCCGTGAGGGGGTGGTGGGCCGATGAGTTGCTCGACACGGAGCGCCAGTTCGCCATTGCTGCGCCCGAGAAACTCCACAGCGTTCATGATCTTCGCAAGTTTCTGGATGAGCAGAGATTGGAGGACGCTGCCGACGACGATGCCGTAGTCGTCTACATCACCGGCCACGGGGTCAGTCGACCATCAGGCGATCACTTCCTGCTCCTGCCGGATACCTACCAGGACAGGCTTCTGGGGACGGCGTTTCAGACCGCCGACCTGATCACGCGGGTACTGGATTCCCATGCCGAACATGTCCTGGTCATGGTCGACTCCTGCTTCTCTGGCGTCCTCCGCGAAGATCTGCTGCGCCGCCTCCAAGCACTGAGCGACACACGACGCCGACTGAAATCCCTCGTCGTCATCTCGTCCGCCGATCGCGACGAGACTCCGCATCCGGAACAGTTCTCGCGCCTCCTCAATGCAGTTGTCGCTCGATGCAAGGCAAAAGAGTCGGGGTTCGCAGCCCCTCTCTTGAGCTTTCAGGAATTCTTCGATTCGATGATCGCCTTGTACGAGGAGGGGATCACGGCCAATGTCCAACCCCTCTGGCCGGCGGAGTCGCTGCAGAGGGACAAGGATCACCAGCAGCCCAGCCCCTGCCTCCCCAACCCCGGCTATGAGCCCCAGCGCGCACTCGTGGACAGGGCGCTCAGCGCCGTGGCCTGGAGTCCTGCCGACCTGGACTCGTACTGGGTCTCCCGCGCCTCGGGGCAGCCTTCCCACGGAGATCCCGGCTGGTACTTCACAGGCCGGACCAGCCATATTCGGCGCCTGATCGAGTTCGTTGAGGGCGAGGGAGGCACGCTGGTCGTCACCGGTGAGGCCGGATCGGGCAAGTCCGCGCTGCTCGCTCGCCTCGTCACGCTAAGCGACCCGACGTTCCGGGCCAATGAGACGTACCGGCCTTTCACCAAGGCCATACCGCCAGAACTCCTCGTGCCGGAGGGCGCCATCGATGCTGCGGTGCTCGCCCGGAACACTGACGTTGACGAGCTGGCCGAGGCTCTGTACACGGCGCTTGCGGACAAGCCGACCTCCGGAGGCGGGGAGATCGGCCCGCTTGATCAGCTTCTGGACCACGTCCTGGTTACTGTCCGCCGGGAGGACCGGCCTTTGACAATCGTCGTCGACGGCGTCGATGAGGCGAGGAATCCCGTCAGGATCGTCACCGACCTCATCCGCTTGCTGGCCGAACAGTCGACGGACGACGGACGGCCCGCCGTGCGGATGATCTTGGGCATCCGCAGTGCCCACTCAGGTGCAACTGGCCGCCTTCGCCCATCGCAGGACCGGGCATCGGATCTGCTGAACCTACTGGTCCGTTCCACGGAAGCCGACGAGCCCCTGCGGACAGACACCGATACCGCTGAGGATATTGCGGCCTACGTGAGGACGCTACTGAGGACCCTGTTCGATGTTTCCGGGTCCTCGGCAGGTTCGGACACCCGCAGACTGGACGAGCTGGCGGCCGTTGTGGCCCAGGAAGTGACACCGTCGTTCCTGGACGCACGTCTCGCCGTCGAGGCCCTCCACGCACGGTGCCTGCTGCCTGACCCTGACGACTTGGATTGGCGGCGCACACTGCGCCAGGGGACGCAGAAGCTTCTGCAGCAGGACCTCGACGAGATACGACGCAACACAGACCTGCCGGCTCAGCACGTCGTGCAGGTTCTGCGGGCCACGGCTTTCGCGCAGGGGGCCGGTCTCCCGTGGGCTGAAGTGTGGCCGTGCGCGGTGAACGCGTTGGCGGGAGGTGAGATCACCGCTCCCGAGGCTGTGATCCGGCGGGCTCGGCAGAGCCGGCTCGCAGGTTATCTGACGACTGCTGTGGAGGACGGCAGGTTCGTCTACCGCCCGATTCATGAGCGCATCAGCGAAGTGCTGCGGGAGACGCCGCATGTCCTTCTCGGAGACGAAACGACGCCCAGCGCCCTTGAAGCGTCGACGGTGAGCCTTAGGCGAGCCCATCGGCAACTGGCCGTGGCTTTCAGCTCGCTGCAGAAAGACGGGCCGCCGCACCCATATCTGCGCCGCCACCTGATCCAGCACGCAGCGGCCGGGGGCGTGCTGAACGACCAAGTCATCACCGAGAAGTTCCTGCCCTACGAGACGAGCGGGAACGTGCGCGGTGTGCTCGGACTTCTGTCAGAGCACACCGCGGACACGAAGCACCTCTTCGCGTGGACGCGGATCGAGCCCTTCCTCGCTGACGCGCCACCCCTCGCGCGTGCGGAAAGCCTGCGCTTTTCCATATGGGAGCCGGAGCATGCTGCTCCTTCGAGCACCCGCGACACCGCAAGTCCAGCCCTCGGGCATGTCGTGCCGAGGTGGAAGGACCTCGCAGTGCCGGGCAACGTCCTGGCACGGGAAAACGCGGCCGTCTGCTCCCTTGTGTCCTTCGCCCTGCGGGACGGGACGCCGCTGATCGCTGTGGGTGACGCAGACGGCAACGTACGTGTGTGGGACCCGTCCACCGTCACTGCGGTCGGCCCACCTATTGAGGGGCACGGGCCCTTCGCGCGGGCGCTGGCCGACGTGTCCGGTCCGGAGGGAGAGCCCCTGCTGGCCGTCGGCTGTGACCGCGGCGCTTGGACATGCGACCCACTGAGCGGCAAGAAGACACAATTGCCGGTCACGGCGTCCGTTCACGACATGGTGTCCTTCAGCAACCGGGACGGGGCGGTTCGGCTGGCGATCGGTACGTCTGAGGGACTTGTCCTTTGTGATCCGCTCGCCAGGACGGTTCTGGCCGACGGCGCGGCGGACGAAGGCGCCCGGGCGCGTCCGGTGAACGCACTCGCCGCCCTGGCTCTCCCCGGTGACCGCACACTCCTGGCCGTTCACGGATCAGAGGCCGTCGAGATTCTCGACAGCGACTCTCTCGACTCGGTATGCACCGTGCCGGTCCTGGGCGAACAACTCTCTGCGCTTGCCTTGCTCGACAGACAGGGGGACAGCCCTGTGCTGGCCTTGACCACGCGACCCTCGGGAACGGTCAGATTCTGGGACGCCCTAACGGGTAGTGAACACCGGCACTGCACGATCAGGCAGTCCGCAGCCGTGCTGACGCCGTACCCCCAGCCGGGCTCAGACACCCTTCTCGCCCTCGGCGCTGATGACGGCGCCGTGCAGCTGTGGGATCCCGGCACAGGGGAGGAGATCTGCCGGTTCCCCGCCGACCACACAAGCCCGGTGACGGACCTTGCCGTTGTACGCGGTCTAGACGGCGTCCCCGTGCTGGTCTCCGGCTCGCTCGACCGAACCGTCCGTGTCTGGAACCCGGAGGCGTGGACCCGCCGCACCGTGCAACCCTCCCGGTCGGCCGACGGAACGCGACTCGCGGTGCTGCCAAGCCGTCTCGGTCCCGCCGAGCTGGTCTCGGTTGGCCCCGACCGGAACCTCGTCGTAAGGCGGGCTGACTCGGGCGAGGTCACGCGCTCGATTTCCTTCAACCACACAGGAGTCGACGGCCCGATAACAGCCCTGGCCACGCACACAGCATCGGACGGCTCCGTGACAGTCATTGTCGGACTGCCAGACAAAACGATCGGCTGCTGGAATGGCGAATGGCGGCTCATGAAGGCTTGGACCTCGGCAGAGGACCATGCGACCGCGTTCACTACCTTTGCCGACGGTGCACGAACCGTCCTGGCCGTAGGTACGAGCCGCGGCGCGGTGGCGTACTGCGATCTGGCGACCGGCGAGGTGCTGGGGTGGCTCCACGGCAGAGGGGACACTGGCCGAGCCGTCCGCGCGCTGGCGTACCTTCCTTTGTCGTCGGGTGGTGTTCTCGCTGTTGCCTCCGATCAAGGCGTACTGCTGTGTCACCCGTTTCACGAACCGCACGACGAATGGCCAGGCCAGATCGGCTCCGTGGAGTCTCTGGCCGTCTGTCCGGGAGACGAAGAGGGCGAGTTGTTTCTGGCAGCGGGGGGGACCGACGGCACCGTACGTCTGTGGGCGCCAGATGCTCCCGAGAGGGAGCCGTTCACGCTGACGACCCGGCACGACGGACCCGTATCCGCCCTCGGTATCGTCCGGACTGCCCAGGCCCGCCCTCACATCGTGAGCGCCGGCCTCAGGGACACGACCGTGCGCCTGTCAGACTCGCGCACCGGGGAAGAGGTGCTTCGCCTGATTACCGCCGCCTCCCTGACTTCCCTCAGCGTCCTGCCGCCCCACAGCGTCTCGGGCTCATCACAGCCCTTGATCGCTTTCGGTGGCCCGGCCGGGATCGCTACAGTGTCGCTGCGTCTGGGAGAGTCCTAG